The Nematostella vectensis chromosome 6, jaNemVect1.1, whole genome shotgun sequence region AAGAAAGTTATAAGgatatattttaatatatcCTTATTAAAATAGCTATCAAAAGAAGGAGCTAGTGTCAATCTGCCTATCTGACTACCTGTCTGTCTAAATGTCTATCTGTCTCTGATTGCCCGAGTGTATGTCAATCTGAAAGTCTGTCTGAGTACCTGTCTGTCTCTGATTGCATCAGTGTCGTCTGCAAGTCTGTCTGAGTGTCCAGAGTTGTCCGTCAGTCGTTGGTCTAATATAGAAGTCTGCATTCCGTTTTGCTTGATGACCCATTTGGGTACGCTACTGACCTTGTGCTAAAGTATATCTTTCCATTAGGCCAGATCATCACCCGCATGTTCTCCCGTGTCACATAGCGATAGCTGGATAGTTTAGCGTTCACGAAGTAAGTGCCCGGCGTCCAGAAGAACTTAGCTGCGTCTCCTGCCATCGTGAATGCTCGGTCGATGTTGTGAGCGAATCTTGGGTCCACCCACCATTGACGGAAGTAAATATCCATCGTAAACTCCTTTAAGAGAAGAGAAAATTAAGAGATAAAAGAGAGATATAAGCACCTGAACTAACATGACCTTTATATTAGTCTGTAGGTCCAACCTAAATGACGCATGGTTTCGTAGTCTATGTATCAAATGAGATGTTATTTTCGGTATCACGAAGAATTCCAATTCATGctgcaattaaaaaaaagctcaGTTCTGGTTTTGAAGTATCAAATAATGCAAGGAAAGTTCTAATCTTTAAAGTTCGAGAGTTTtggaaaatcaaaacaaaaacaaaacgacGTCACGGAaggactttttttaaagataattGAACGATATCTAATAACCCACAGAGAACGTCGATGGAGTTGATGGCATACTCATTCATTTGGCTTCCGTACCATCTTGGCTTCCATGAATTCTCCGAACGAGACGATTTTGACTTCAGTTGTGACTTTGACAGGTTCACCTATACGATGATAGTGAAAGCGTCAAACATTATGATTGGTCGGACGTTCGGTCTTAAAAGCTCCCAAGCCCTCCCCTCTCCAGACTCATACACAAGAGTacgcgcacccccctccccaagccAAAACTGGGTTCGCGCCTGCTTCTCCGAGaggaacaacaaaacaacacgaGCAAATAAAACACACACATGAAAGTAGCATTTGTCAgcaacacatttttttttattcgaatggaaaaaccatatcatttaaataaatttcaaaataacgaACATAAGTATTGCTTagaagatagatagatagaaactTTATTAAAGTGTCATAAACAACCTCTAGCCGGGGATAAGACCCCTACTAATTGGGGGACACttgagtgtattgttagtaagcattgtaagcactgtcactgggggtggtcactgccagagggtttattgcgtccccagtggttcttttacgtcccttcggttcaggttaatgtagtgcagcttgaagagacgggacctccggtttagtgtccttatccgagaagactggaaacacgggagaataacttcaactcacttgtgacacaaattcgaaccaaggcaggaacccggaaaaatccccagtttgagccaggattcgaaccttggccacagcggtgagaggccgacgcgctaacacactcgGCCACCCGTGCTACCAAAATGTATGTAAAATGtaggtttttttcttttgcaaggAAAAATGGCGACTGATATATACCATTTAAATTGCTACAAGCAAGCATTCTATTTATCAGACATACCCCCGTGGggttcttcagggtaaaaggGATGCTCGTTAAAAACTATCCCTTTAAAAATAGTCGGAATTCGGAAGTATTAAATAATGTAGAAAAATATTGGCTCATAGCGCCTCTTTCTGGGAACCCCGCAATAGTGAACTTAAGcaaggacgacgacgacggctaggacaacgcgaTCGAAAAAGAGGTTTTTGCGCGTGGCGATCAATAATACTTTAATTGCGATGGAATAAGCGAAACATTATAGTCagaaacagataaaaataaactaaggacattatttccACAATAGCGAACGTAGTTAACAGTGGAGTTAACTgtgcaaacgtccgcgtcctcaaCTGAACGTGAAAGTTTTCACGTCGTGTTTTTATGGAAAACGGGtaaaatgtatcagacagaacgcatttttacgtgctgctattgaattctgaatcaaattccattgttttctgccgtcgtcgtccacgttgccgtcgtcgttgcttccCTATTACCATTTCTAGAAGAAAAGGCTATTTTCTCTCagataccccctaaaaaattCCTCAGGCTTGATTTTGACCCTTAAATATACGGTGAGCATTCCCTATCAGGTAGACATGGAAAGaatctcccccacccccccatccccccactATGACATGATGTCATAGGCATTGTTTTGCAGGACGCCGTGGATAATACGAGAAAGGTTGGTTGCCTTCGCCCTCTCCTCAGAAAAATCTCTGACGGCAAATAAAGATTAGTCACATAAATGAAAGAACGATATGACTATATAGACAGTGCGAATAGTTGAACATAATGTCAGACTGACTGGAGAGGAAATCACGGCTACAAGAGCTTCGGTCTGTCAATTTTAGAATTTTTCTACATCCAAGAGAAGAGAATCATTTTTGTGTACTGTAAAGCCTGCTAAATACAAAAGGgcccctgggggggggggggggggggggggggaggaggaggcagggggagggggaaggggaggaaCTTACACTTTCTGATCTGTTGGCTCGGATGCGAGGGATGCCCGGATGATGAGCGACGCATGCGTAGTGATCGACAGGAAAACAAATGCTGACCGAACTGTGATTATTATGGTGTCTATAAAGAAATTTTGCTTTTAGAACTGATGAAAGTCCTATTAATCTAATTAGAAGGGCTTTACAGAAATAAAAATCACAGACttaggtttatttatttatttatttttttaagttaaTAATCTGTGTTGGCATGTTTAAAAGCATAGCCATCAATAATTTTTGCCTTCAATACATTGATTAAGATTACGCATGCGCCTTTAGCTAAACAGCTGGCTTTACTTGTCCGTTGGCAATAAACAGCTGGCTTTACTTGTCCGTTGGCAATAAACAGCTGGCTTTACTTGTCATTAAGGGTCCGTTGGCAATAAACGTAACAGACTAACTCTGAAATACTAACCATAGCTAACCTTTAACTATAAAATCACTTTTGTTAAAGCTCTAACGCAAGCAGAATTGTTGAAAAGCCATTTCAGTGAAGCATGATTTTAAGTGTTTAGTGAAAATAATTGTTTATGATTAATATTTCAAATCGTACAAAGGTGACAAGTTTCTTAATGATGTGTTTAGAGTTTGGATTGAATTGTTCATCACATGTTTCGACTCTACTCATGTTCGATAAAAAAATTAGTTTATATAATATCAACTAAGTTTAACCTGCTCGATACAAAGCTCGTGCACCTCTGTTGCATTTTGTTAGGATGTTAAGCATCAATAGTTTtcacattttaaaaaaaatatgatattgGTTTTAAAAAACCGTCCTGAGCCATCGTAAACGATTTccaaaatcgtgaaggattttggaaatccttcacgattttggaaatccttcacgattttggAAATCCTTCACGGTtttaaaaatccttcacgaatttggaaatccttcacgatttttaaaatccttcacgatttcgaaattgttcacgatttttaaaatccttcacgattttgaaaatccttcacgattgaTAGCTGCTTTTCGTGCGCG contains the following coding sequences:
- the LOC5515002 gene encoding glycine receptor subunit beta-type 4-like isoform X1, whose product is MDIYFRQWWVDPRFAHNIDRAFTMAGDAAKFFWTPGTYFVNAKLSSYRYVTRENMRVMIWPNGKIYFSTRITRRYSAIWTFVFTRWTPSTVLSPWRAVSIYRRATMPHS